In Populus nigra chromosome 1, ddPopNigr1.1, whole genome shotgun sequence, one genomic interval encodes:
- the LOC133703104 gene encoding pentatricopeptide repeat-containing protein At4g14050, mitochondrial, which produces MNLLQGQIDKRERERLIKSSTQDSEQTMLPSNFLRLLDSQSKLYLGCQDLSTLIPSYLHRLKLCTKHQAPLNAKKIHAQIVKSGLNQCQPLPNTLLDAYGKCNLLQDAHYLFDEMPQRDHVSWASILTAYNQAKLPNKTLSIFHYMFTTDRLQPDHFVYATLLKACASLCALRLGKQVHARFVLSPFVDDDVVKSSLVDMYAKCGLPSIARSVFDSILVKTSVSWTAMLSGYARSGLKDEAMELFLRTPVRNLYSWTALISGLVQSGYCIDGCYMFIEMRREGVDIVDPLVLSSVVGACANLAVLGLGKQIHGLVIGSGYESCLFISNALVDMYAKCSDIFAARNVFNRMLHRDVVSWTSIIVGAAQHGRAQEALDLYDQMVLAGIKPNEVTFVGLIYACSHAGLVSKGRKLFKAMIEDYRISPSLQLFTCFLDLLSRSGHLNEAEDLIKTMPHKPDEPTWAALLSACKHHGNTEMGLRIADRLLSLNMHEPSTYVLLSNVYAGAGKWEQMSRVRKLMTDMEVKRKPGYSSIDLGKESQVFYAGETCHPMKDEIFGLLKELDAEMRKRGYIPDTSYVLHDMEEQDKERELFWHSERWAVAYGLLKAVPGTVIRIVKNLRICGDCHTFLKLTSRIVHKEIIVRDATRYHHFKDGRCSCNDFW; this is translated from the coding sequence ATGAATCTTCTGCAAGGTCAAATtgacaagagagagagagagagattgattaAATCTTCCACACAAGATAGTGAACAGACAATGTTACCATCAAACTTCTTAAGGTTGTTGGATTCACAGAGCAAACTCTATTTGGGTTGCCAGGACTTGTCCACACTAATCCCCTCCTATCTTCACCGCCTCAAACTCTGCACCAAACACCAAGCCCCATTAAATGCCAAAAAAATCCATGCCCAGATCGTTAAAAGTGGCCTAAACCAATGCCAACCCTTACCCAACACGCTCTTGGATGCGTATGGCAAATGTAATCTGCTTCAAGATGCACATTACCTGTTCGACGAAATGCCTCAAAGAGACCATGTCTCCTGGGCCTCGATTCTCACTGCATACAATCAAGCAAAGCTCCCCAACAAGACTCTATCTATTTTCCATTATATGTTCACTACTGATAGGCTTCAACCGGACCATTTTGTGTATGCTACTCTCCTTAAGGCGTGCGCTAGCTTATGCGCTTTAAGGCTAGGCAAACAAGTGCATGCTCGCTTTGTTTTATCCCcttttgttgatgatgatgttgttAAATCATCTTTGGTTGATATGTATGCAAAATGTGGATTGCCAAGTATTGCGCGTAGTGTATTTGATTCAATTTTGGTGAAAACGTCAGTTTCTTGGACCGCAATGTTATCTGGGTATGCTAGGAGTGGGTTAAAAGATGAGGCTATGGAGTTATTTTTAAGGACTCCAGTAAGGAATTTGTATTCTTGGACTGCTTTGATATCTGGATTGGTGCAGAGTGGATATTGTATTGATGGTTGTTATATGTTTATTGAAATGAGAAGAGAAGGGGTTGATATAGTAGACCCATTAGTCCTTTCAAGTGTAGTTGGTGCCTGTGCTAATTTAGCAGTTTTGGGACTTGGAAAGCAAATTCATGGCCTAGTTATTGGTTCTGGCTATGAATCTTGCTTGTTTATAAGCAATGCACTTGTGGACATGTATGCAAAATGTAGTGATATTTTTGCAGCCAGGAATGTTTTTAATAGAATGCTTCATAGAGATGTTGTCTCGTGGACTTCTATAATAGTTGGGGCAGCTCAGCATGGAAGAGCCCAGGAAGCATTGGATTTATATGATCAAATGGTTTTAGCTGGAATAAAACCAAATGAAGTGACCTTTGTTGGATTGATCTATGCTTGCAGCCATGCTGGGTTAGTTAGCAAGGGCCGAAAACTTTTTAAGGCGATGATTGAGGATTATAGGATTAGTCCCTCCTTGCAACTCTTCACATGCTTCTTGGACCTTCTTAGTCGATCTGGGCACCTCAACGAGGCTGAGGATCTGATTAAAACAATGCCGCATAAGCCTGATGAACCTACATGGGCAGCTTTATTAAGCGCTTGCAAACACCATGGAAATACTGAAATGGGACTGAGGATTGCTGATCGTCTACTGAGCTTGAATATGCATGAGCCTTCAACCTATGTACTGTTATCTAATGTTTATGCAGGTGCTGGTAAGTGGGAACAGATGTCAAGAGTTAGAAAGTTGATGACAGATATGGAAGTTAAGAGGAAGCCTGGTTATAGTTCCATTGACCTTGGAAAGGAAAGCCAAGTATTTTATGCTGGGGAAACATGTCATCCCATGAAGGATGAAATATTTGGTTTGCTTAAAGAATTAGATGCAGAGATGAGGAAAAGGGGTTATATACCTGATACTAGCTATGTTCTACATGACATGGAAGAGCAAGATAAAGAGCGGGAGCTTTTCTGGCATAGTGAGAGATGGGCTGTAGCTTATGGACTGCTTAAGGCTGTTCCAGGAACAGTCATACGGATTGTGAAAAATCTTCGTATTTGTGGAGACTGCCATACCTTTCTCAAACTCACTAGTAGAATTGTGCATAAAGAAATTATTGTCCGAGATGCCACAAGGTATCATCATTTTAAAGATGGAAGATGTTCATGCAATGATTTTTGGTGA